Proteins encoded in a region of the Acidobacteriota bacterium genome:
- a CDS encoding TlpA family protein disulfide reductase — protein sequence MRLTLFALCLTLAACSGSPKPDPAPEAAPPASGAGTPDDIGFAPVLPIRIDEVKHTDAHVDGLIATLKTLVSKQTDASKWQKDAGIHFWRLQNRLERGRLSADQEARVVAAIDQMAAAHPDAKAYLDHRKWMVQHLAVGKAAPEIVGKDFDDAEFTLSETRGKVTLVVFTGEWCGPCRSEYPYQRLMLELYKDKPFAIVGINSDAKLDVARKGKIDSRLPYRSWWDGYAAKNTEGPIATAWGVTGWPTMYLLDKEGVIRFAGLRQEDLLKAVSQLMAEKATE from the coding sequence ATGCGGCTGACCCTGTTCGCGTTATGTCTCACGCTGGCGGCCTGTTCCGGTTCACCGAAGCCCGATCCTGCGCCTGAGGCGGCACCACCCGCCTCGGGCGCCGGCACACCAGACGACATCGGCTTCGCGCCCGTCTTGCCGATCCGTATCGATGAGGTGAAGCACACCGACGCGCATGTGGACGGCCTCATCGCCACCTTGAAGACGCTCGTCTCAAAACAGACCGATGCATCCAAGTGGCAGAAGGACGCTGGGATTCACTTCTGGCGCCTGCAGAATCGACTCGAACGTGGCCGGCTTTCCGCAGACCAGGAAGCGCGGGTCGTCGCCGCCATTGACCAGATGGCCGCGGCGCATCCGGACGCCAAGGCCTACCTCGACCACCGAAAATGGATGGTGCAGCATCTCGCTGTGGGCAAAGCCGCGCCTGAGATCGTGGGCAAGGACTTCGACGATGCCGAGTTCACACTCAGCGAGACACGCGGCAAGGTGACCCTTGTAGTGTTTACCGGCGAATGGTGCGGACCGTGCCGGAGCGAGTACCCCTATCAGCGGCTGATGCTTGAACTGTACAAAGACAAGCCGTTCGCGATCGTCGGCATCAACAGCGACGCAAAACTCGACGTCGCGCGGAAGGGAAAGATCGATAGCCGCCTTCCTTACAGGTCATGGTGGGACGGCTATGCCGCCAAGAACACCGAGGGTCCGATCGCGACAGCGTGGGGTGTGACCGGGTGGCCGACGATGTATCTGCTGGATAAGGAGGGCGTGATTCGATTCGCGGGCCTCCGCCAGGAAGACCTGCTGAAAGCCGTGTCGCAATTGATGGCCGAAAAAGCCACTGAGTAG
- a CDS encoding DUF4910 domain-containing protein — MKKLLVFAFALLVVGEQDPEPRVRAELAAARQMPAAMAARVQPVIDQAWAGFDPAAAMAQVEFASRYWRLAGNEGYDATLDRVRDRLQAAGLKNIEVETAATPSPGWDYTVGTLALIRPNQPDLVVLSKERERVALAINSISTDGKIDAPLVDVGRGQAGDFEGKDLKGAVVIGDADLGTLFRQAVTQRGALGAISTSIAKYIADDPDVLQWGSIPLDATRKAFGFKASRRAATTLREALKAGPQRVRVEVASTFANKPERTLVYEIPGRTLPNERVVLAAHIQEPGANDNASGVATLMELARSLGVGVASGRIPPPARTITFLWLNEISGSRAWIARHPDLMAGVRYMFSMDMTGEDVAKTGGSFLVERWPDPGAVWARPWDPHSEWGAGNVRANTLKGDLINDLHLAVCELVAKKTTWVVKTNPYEGGSDHTVFGSAGVPSLLNWHFTDRYYHSSLDTPDKTSPEEMRNVGVAMASSAWVLASADEAMSLQVAELVASAGRARLAVELRDGSRLTDHAAALAAWRKWSAEAVRSVTRLVTVPVSPALTARIEALVAPYL; from the coding sequence ATGAAGAAGCTGCTCGTATTCGCGTTCGCGTTGCTCGTCGTGGGCGAGCAGGATCCTGAACCCCGTGTGCGCGCCGAACTGGCGGCGGCGCGGCAGATGCCTGCGGCGATGGCCGCGCGCGTCCAACCCGTGATCGATCAGGCGTGGGCCGGGTTTGATCCGGCGGCGGCGATGGCGCAGGTGGAGTTCGCGTCGCGGTACTGGCGCCTCGCGGGGAACGAAGGGTACGACGCGACCCTCGATCGCGTGCGCGATCGCTTGCAGGCCGCGGGCCTGAAGAACATCGAGGTCGAAACGGCAGCGACACCCAGCCCCGGGTGGGACTACACCGTTGGCACGCTGGCCCTCATCCGGCCCAACCAGCCAGACCTGGTGGTGCTGTCGAAAGAGCGCGAACGCGTCGCGCTGGCCATCAACTCGATCTCCACTGACGGCAAGATTGATGCGCCGCTGGTCGACGTCGGGCGCGGGCAGGCCGGGGATTTTGAAGGCAAGGATCTGAAAGGCGCCGTGGTGATTGGTGACGCTGATCTGGGCACCCTCTTCCGGCAGGCGGTGACCCAGCGCGGCGCGCTCGGCGCCATTTCCACATCCATCGCCAAGTACATCGCCGACGACCCGGACGTGTTGCAGTGGGGCAGCATCCCGCTTGACGCCACACGGAAGGCCTTCGGCTTCAAGGCGTCGCGGCGCGCGGCAACCACACTGCGAGAAGCGCTCAAAGCCGGCCCCCAACGGGTGCGTGTGGAAGTGGCCAGCACGTTCGCCAACAAACCCGAGCGAACGCTCGTGTATGAAATTCCAGGCCGCACGTTGCCCAACGAACGCGTCGTGCTCGCGGCACACATTCAGGAACCCGGCGCCAATGACAATGCGAGTGGCGTGGCGACGCTCATGGAACTGGCGCGGTCACTCGGCGTGGGCGTGGCGTCGGGTCGCATTCCCCCTCCAGCCCGCACCATCACGTTCCTGTGGCTCAACGAAATCAGCGGCAGCCGTGCCTGGATCGCCAGACACCCCGATCTGATGGCGGGCGTGCGCTACATGTTCTCCATGGACATGACTGGTGAGGACGTGGCCAAAACCGGCGGCAGTTTCCTCGTGGAGCGGTGGCCCGACCCAGGCGCCGTGTGGGCCCGGCCGTGGGACCCGCACTCTGAGTGGGGCGCCGGCAACGTCAGGGCCAACACGCTGAAGGGTGACCTGATCAACGACCTGCACCTCGCCGTGTGCGAGCTGGTGGCGAAGAAAACGACCTGGGTGGTGAAGACGAATCCGTACGAAGGTGGAAGCGACCACACGGTGTTTGGCTCCGCCGGGGTGCCGTCACTCTTGAACTGGCACTTCACCGACCGGTATTACCACTCGAGCCTGGATACACCGGACAAAACCAGCCCCGAAGAAATGCGGAATGTCGGTGTCGCGATGGCCTCGTCGGCCTGGGTACTTGCGTCCGCTGATGAGGCCATGTCACTGCAGGTGGCCGAGCTTGTGGCGTCGGCTGGCCGCGCGCGTCTGGCGGTTGAGCTTCGGGACGGATCACGGTTGACGGATCACGCCGCCGCCCTTGCCGCATGGCGCAAGTGGTCGGCTGAGGCTGTTCGAAGTGTCACGCGTCTGGTGACCGTGCCGGTGTCGCCGGCCCTGACGGCACGTATCGAAGCCCTCGTTGCGCCTTACTTGTAA
- a CDS encoding peptidase M49, with product MDRIYLLEQIDEAAVVQLYADGFEALPTDQKILIWHLSQAALAGRDIYYDQRYRHNLEMRAILEGIVRAANREALAKAPRDVIDEIRRYTKLFWINSGPYNNLTARKFVLKCSFDDLLAVAAEAKKAGTIALDDQALVDTLERLRSAFFDATHEPLVTNKTPGESRDILEDSANNLYRGVTMADLTGLDERYGLNSRLVKTGDGRLAEEIYRVGGKYGPQIEAICRHLTAALPYATPAMRRALEALIKFYDSGEDSDRVAYDIAWVEDKDSPVDTINGFIENYMDARGVKGAWEALVFYVNPGKTAGIQRLAESAQWFEDRMPWDAKWRRTSVKGVTARAIDVVMETGDSGPVTPIGINLPNDQLIREQHGSKSVTIANVSEAYDKSQPRAYREEFCWSPEEVARAERWGSLASEVTTGIHEVLGHGSGVVEAHLEGRPELAIKEQYAALEETRADLVGLYFVSEPKIAELGMLPGEHQAEIVLAEYEAYARNALVQLRRIREGSQIEEDHMRNRQAIVHWLMAHTSSIEVRKRDGKTYYVMVDGKAFHDGVGRLLAEVQRIKSTGDYAAAKALFETHGIHFDPNLRDEVVARVDRLKLPSYTGFVQPDLTPVRNAAGEIADVAISYPLSLETQMLGWSER from the coding sequence ATGGACCGAATTTACCTGCTTGAACAAATCGACGAAGCCGCCGTTGTGCAGTTGTATGCCGATGGCTTTGAGGCACTGCCGACCGACCAGAAGATCCTGATCTGGCACCTGTCGCAGGCGGCGCTGGCCGGCCGAGACATCTATTACGACCAGCGGTATCGCCACAACCTGGAGATGCGCGCCATTCTCGAGGGCATTGTGCGGGCCGCCAACAGAGAGGCGCTGGCGAAGGCTCCGCGCGATGTCATTGACGAGATCCGTCGCTACACCAAGCTCTTCTGGATCAACAGCGGTCCTTACAACAACCTGACGGCGCGCAAGTTCGTGCTGAAGTGCTCGTTTGATGACCTGTTGGCCGTAGCGGCCGAGGCGAAGAAAGCGGGCACGATCGCGCTCGACGATCAAGCTCTGGTCGACACGCTCGAACGACTCCGTTCAGCATTTTTCGACGCCACGCACGAGCCACTGGTGACGAACAAGACGCCTGGCGAGAGCCGCGACATTCTGGAAGACAGTGCGAACAATTTGTACCGCGGCGTCACCATGGCCGACCTGACGGGGCTGGACGAACGGTATGGTTTGAACTCGCGGCTGGTGAAGACCGGAGACGGGCGCCTTGCAGAGGAGATCTATCGCGTCGGCGGTAAATATGGGCCGCAAATCGAAGCCATCTGCCGGCATCTGACGGCCGCGCTGCCTTACGCGACCCCTGCCATGCGCAGGGCCCTGGAAGCGCTGATCAAGTTCTATGACTCGGGTGAAGACTCGGACCGCGTGGCCTACGACATCGCGTGGGTGGAAGACAAAGACTCGCCCGTCGACACCATCAACGGCTTCATCGAGAACTACATGGATGCGCGCGGCGTGAAGGGCGCGTGGGAAGCCCTGGTGTTCTACGTCAATCCCGGGAAGACCGCCGGCATCCAGCGGTTGGCCGAATCAGCGCAGTGGTTTGAGGACCGGATGCCGTGGGACGCGAAGTGGCGGCGCACCAGTGTGAAGGGTGTGACAGCGCGCGCGATTGACGTGGTGATGGAAACCGGCGACTCAGGCCCGGTGACGCCCATCGGGATTAACCTGCCGAACGACCAGTTGATCCGCGAGCAGCACGGCAGCAAGTCCGTCACGATCGCCAACGTGTCTGAGGCCTACGACAAGTCACAGCCCAGGGCCTATCGCGAAGAGTTCTGCTGGTCGCCGGAGGAAGTGGCGAGGGCGGAACGCTGGGGCTCGCTGGCCAGCGAAGTCACGACGGGCATTCATGAAGTGTTGGGGCATGGAAGCGGCGTGGTCGAGGCGCATCTTGAGGGACGGCCGGAACTGGCGATCAAGGAGCAGTACGCGGCGCTCGAGGAGACACGCGCCGATCTGGTGGGCCTGTATTTCGTGAGCGAGCCAAAAATTGCGGAACTCGGAATGTTGCCCGGTGAGCACCAGGCCGAGATTGTGCTGGCCGAGTACGAAGCGTATGCGCGCAATGCCCTGGTCCAGTTGCGACGCATCCGTGAGGGCTCGCAGATCGAGGAAGACCACATGCGCAACCGCCAGGCAATTGTGCACTGGTTGATGGCGCACACTTCGTCCATCGAGGTGCGCAAGCGCGACGGTAAAACCTACTACGTGATGGTGGACGGCAAAGCGTTCCACGACGGCGTTGGCCGGTTGCTGGCCGAAGTGCAACGTATCAAGTCCACCGGAGACTACGCGGCCGCGAAAGCGCTGTTTGAAACACACGGCATTCACTTCGATCCGAACCTGCGCGATGAAGTGGTGGCGCGGGTGGATCGCCTGAAGCTGCCGTCGTATACCGGCTTCGTGCAGCCCGACCTGACGCCGGTGCGGAATGCTGCAGGCGAGATTGCTGATGTGGCGATCTCGTATCCCCTGAGCCTGGAAACACAGATGTTGGGATGGAGTGAACGATGA
- a CDS encoding MBL fold metallo-hydrolase has protein sequence MTLTFLGAARTVTGSKHLLEVGGTRVLVDCGMFQGLKVLRERNWEPFPVPPSSIHVVVLTHAHLDHCGLLPRLVAQGFTGRVFCTGGTAELAKIVMSDAAHLQEEDAERANRKGYTKHKPALALFTENDAARAVLQLQPVGYDRPVPIAPGIELEFMNAGHLLGSAYARITVASEGKTILFGGDLGRYGRPVLPDPAAPPDADVVLVESTYGNKVHEADDDGAHLARIVNETVKRRGKIVIPAFALGRVEELLYWVRHLEERKAIPELPVYVDSPMAVEVLAEYRDRMHELDEGLRNFLTARLHVIASIPESRKVQDDDHPSIVISSSGMATGGRVLHHLKRVLPDARNTVLFAGYQAEGTRGRQLKDGAQTTRIHGEEIAVQAQIESLDSVSAHADSNEVMRWLRSFKRPPSTLCLVHGEPGPMDTLKARVERELKWNVRTPAHREKIDI, from the coding sequence GCGGGATGTTTCAGGGCCTCAAGGTCCTGCGCGAGCGCAATTGGGAGCCGTTTCCCGTGCCCCCATCGTCAATCCACGTGGTGGTGTTGACCCACGCACATCTCGACCACTGCGGACTTCTGCCACGACTGGTGGCGCAGGGGTTTACCGGACGGGTGTTCTGCACTGGTGGTACCGCCGAGCTCGCGAAGATCGTGATGTCGGACGCCGCCCATCTGCAGGAAGAAGACGCGGAACGGGCCAACCGCAAGGGCTACACCAAACACAAGCCGGCGCTGGCGCTGTTCACGGAAAACGATGCTGCGCGAGCGGTGCTGCAATTGCAGCCTGTCGGTTACGACAGGCCCGTGCCCATCGCTCCGGGGATCGAGTTGGAGTTCATGAACGCCGGACACCTGCTCGGCTCGGCGTACGCCCGCATCACGGTTGCCTCTGAAGGCAAGACCATTCTCTTTGGCGGCGACCTTGGCCGCTACGGTCGACCGGTGTTGCCGGACCCCGCTGCGCCGCCAGATGCCGATGTCGTCCTTGTTGAGTCCACCTACGGCAACAAGGTGCACGAAGCGGATGACGATGGGGCGCATTTGGCGAGGATTGTGAATGAGACCGTGAAGCGCCGAGGGAAGATCGTGATTCCGGCGTTTGCACTCGGACGGGTCGAGGAATTGCTGTACTGGGTGCGGCACCTCGAAGAGCGCAAGGCCATTCCCGAGCTGCCGGTGTACGTGGACAGCCCAATGGCCGTCGAGGTGCTGGCGGAGTACCGCGATCGCATGCACGAACTCGATGAGGGACTCCGCAACTTCCTGACCGCACGACTGCATGTGATTGCGTCGATCCCGGAGTCGCGAAAAGTCCAGGACGACGATCACCCGAGTATCGTCATCTCGTCGAGCGGTATGGCCACGGGCGGCAGGGTCCTGCACCACCTGAAGCGCGTGCTGCCAGATGCGCGCAACACCGTGTTGTTTGCCGGATATCAGGCCGAGGGCACGCGCGGCCGGCAACTCAAGGACGGCGCCCAGACGACGCGCATCCATGGTGAGGAGATTGCCGTGCAGGCGCAGATCGAATCGCTCGACTCCGTGTCTGCGCATGCCGACAGCAACGAAGTGATGCGCTGGCTCAGGAGCTTCAAACGCCCACCGTCCACGCTGTGCCTGGTGCATGGCGAACCCGGGCCGATGGACACGCTGAAGGCGCGCGTGGAACGCGAGCTGAAGTGGAACGTCAGGACGCCAGCACACCGAGAGAAGATCGACATCTGA